From the Toxotes jaculatrix isolate fToxJac2 chromosome 15, fToxJac2.pri, whole genome shotgun sequence genome, one window contains:
- the parp14rs1 gene encoding poly(ADP-ribose) polymerase family member 14-related sequence 1 has product MAGAYSYPLLVELEQTDTQRLKTKLVKYFQSKKSNGGDCEVEYENGSRTALLRFRSEKVRQNVLAKEAHQITLDKSVLRMTVRLPSDEKTEKEAPSDKLNKKSEVAGNSKQSSADELTPAAEAQTKAEGRDDDRADEELCSTSAVLENIPESLNQEFLEMLVENVLKDSESSAASERFTLEVIPGSSSAVVTFQSGKENTDFMTRCPQNRMFANKGLSVRALEVTECVVVEDIQNLSGDHLFLYFENEFGNVENVTPNEVEQSAIITFKDQKAVQKIMKKKHHIKQQEIRVYPFYKSLGTALYGKYKPSLKLPAAISEPIDSAIWRYLKDNHSAAETIHSDLAKHFCNVNLNQSTVHLSPVSSLLQQKDAKAVIKVWGDTVKSAFAQAMSKFRSVKFQPEPDVWEESEKNFRQMLQNKDVVVVPDKASGVLSVVGFVDDVDKLEQKLDEVMSSVVTRVQREKSSITQVIKVQPSIFHILNQHGLQDKLLHVYPELKMSFKKENSDLTVTGLREEILAVRNAIFNETFALKRRILEMDNFVLHLLKDEEQEELTNALLTSNGINAAFETKAPRVQLLAVSDIDLNDAEDHLTKLLMSQYIDVEDSNVLKKPEWQNLVCQLEKANSKPCRRLLIHTTGQQVVVSGHKDSVLKVSSELDDFLKQNAHIDETVVVKPNAILEYVKKLKASSLKQVEDNVAVSYTKEAICLSGSRVNVTDGKTLVEDLVSSVVFDSLKVSKPGMKKLFQDQEAMYVSSLLNETGCLVQLVDGTNGGQDDLAHSWVPKPVYQLQTADGVEIAVCKADMCSYPVHAVVSSSNCDLKPNGGLAGALSNAAGPQMQAECDKIINLKGLLKPGDCVITDAGGQLCCKKVIHAVGPKFDPSKPQKAAAHLKKAVKESLELAEKHGCTSVALPTISRNQGLPLDLCSESIIRAVKEHCDEKYDDNTLQKIHLVNNDDAAVKAMEAAVREQFGNHGVSHSQQALPTKATKFPLGKHARSAGSDSTCLGHVKTNEGLDITVIKGKIEGATTDVVVNTVFEDLALNKGAVSNAILAVAGPKLQLLVNSKKASGNTGEVIVTDGCKLKSKKVFHAVAPHWDNGQGTAEKTLSSIFKDCLDKAEDTGLTSISFPAIGTGNLGFPRDLVASLILNEISEFSKNKQPKHLKKVVIVLYSGDAPTIQVFSDVFKKEFPSASGGPVSTSSAQSSAPFSKVVSGSGMYETKMGKVAIQVVTGDITKETTDVIVNSSNETFTLKSGVSKAILEAAGQAVETECQNLGSEPNPGMIMTQPGNLKCKKILHLIGRTDPVRIKKVVKDALQMCVKSSYTSVSFPAIGTGQGNVKAKQVADAMLDAVIDVLGQDPSGPLQTVRIVIFQPPMLKEFHNSMTEREVTEPKDKSGFWVNLSSKIKSLFVSEGADKPQEQEDFVFEALDVDPACFHICSDSQAKVDSAKQWINDLIAKALNTYTISDLSILSLPDADHQRIFDIQKTMGVRILTEGKNSQASIIIEGLSNDVLKATTEINEMLRKVREKEELKKKMELAKTMVDWQYQQQGLTFQSFDLMHNFQLEEALEKKLQHVKVTINGKDYTVTMPSGPATDNQGHSLQIKRIDKLKDEDIPDHWDPMLASDSCLAVTIKAGTEEHTEILNLFQASCNRTVTKIERIQNPILWKSLQLKRRDMEQRNGHTNNERRLFHGTCHTTVNHINEHGFNRSFAGKNAACYGNGTYFAVNANYSANDTYSKPNQNGEKFMYVCRVLTGDFTVGQQNMVVPPAKGLVSTQKYDSVVDNMAKPGMFVVFHDSQACPEYLITFK; this is encoded by the exons GAAGCTCCATCTGATAAACTCAACAAGAAAT CGGAAGTTGCTGGGaacagcaaacagtccagtgcTGATGAACTCACACCTGCAGCTGAAGCTCAGACAAAGGCAGAAGGCAGAGATGATGATAGAGCAGACGAAGAGCTGTGCTCTACCTCAGCTGTTTTAGAAAATATTCCAGAGTCGTTGAACCAGGAGTTTTTGGAGATGCTGGTGGAGAATGTTTTAAAGGATTCTGAGTCTTCAGCTGCCTCCGAAAGATTCACTTTGGAAGTCATTCCTGgcagctcctctgctgtggtgACTTTCCAGAGTGGAAAAG aaaacactgacttcATGACAAGATGCCCTCAAAACAGGATGTTCGCAAATAAGGGATTGTCAGTCCGGGCTCTTGAAGTCACAGAGTGTGTTGTAGTTGAAGACATACAAAATTTGAGTGGAGATCACCTCTTCTTGTATTTTGAGAATGAGTTTGGGAATGTGGAAAATGTCACGCCGAATGAAGTGGAACAGTCGGCCATCATCACCTTTAAAGACCAGAAAG ctGTCCAGAAAATCATGAAGAAGAAGCATCACATCAAACAGCAAGAGATCAGAGTTTATCCTTTCTATAAATCCTTGGGAACAGCCCTGTATGGCAAATACAAGCCTTCACTAAAACTCCCTGCTGCTATCTCTGAACCCATTGACAGTGCAATCTGGAGATACCTAAAGGACaatcactcagcagcagagaccaTTCACAGTGACTTAGCTAAACACTTCTGTAATGTAAACCTCAACCAGTCTACTGTGCACTTGAGCCCAGTATCTTCACTACTTCAGCAAAAGGATGCCAAAGCCGTCATCAAAGTGTGGGGGGATACTGTGAAGTCAGCCTTTGCACAAGCTATGTCAAAATTCAGATCTGTGAAGTTTCAGCCAGAGCCAGATGTATGGGAAGAGTCTGAGAAGAACTTCAGACAGATGCTTCAGAACAAGGATGTGGTTGTAGTGCCTGATAAAGCCAGTGGTGTCTTATCAGTGGTCGGCTTTGTGGATGATGTCGACAAGCTTGAGCAAAAACTTGATGAAGTCATGAGCAGTGTTGTCACAAgggtgcagagggagaaatcGAGCATAACCCAAGTGATCAAAGTGCAACCATCGATTTTCCACATTCTGAATCAACATGGTCTTCAGGACAAGTTGCTACATGTGTACcccgagctcaaaatgtcattcaaGAAAGAGAATTCGGATTTGACAGTAACTGGCTTAAGGGAGGAGATTTTGGCAGTAAGAAATGCCATATTTAATGAAACGTTTGCATTAAAAAGGCGGATTTTAGAAATGGATAACTTTGTGCTTCACTTGTTGAAGGATGAGGAACAAGAAGAGCTTACAAATGCTCTCCTCACATCCAATGGAATAAATGCAGCTTTTGAGACAAAAGCACCAAGGGTTCAGCTCCTTGCTGTTTCTGATATAGATCTGAATGATGCTGAAGACCATCTGACAAAGCTGCTAATGTCTCAATACATTGATGTTGAAGATAGTAATGTACTGAAGAAGCCAGAGTGGCAAAATCTGGTCTGTCAGTTAGAGAAGGCCAACAGTAAGCCATGCAGGAGACTTCTAATCCACACCACTGGGCAACAAGTTGTGGTGTCTGGCCATAAGGATAGTGTCCTAAAAGTCAGCAGTGAGCTTGATGACTTCTTAAAGCAGAATGCTCACATTGATGAAACTGTTGTTGTCAAGCCTAACGCCATACTTGAATATGTTAAAAAACTCAAAGCATCTTCTTTGAAGCAAGTGGAAGACAACGTGGCGGTGTCTTACACAAAGGAGGCCATCTGTCTAAGTGGTTCTAGAGTTAATGTCACAGATGGCAAGACCTTGGTTGAAGACTTGGTCTCTTCTGTGGTCTTTGATAGTTTAAAAGTGAGCAAGCCTGGAATGAAGAAGTTATTCCAGGATCAAGAAGCTATGTATGTTTCCTCACTGCTGAATGAAACTGGCTGCTTGGTCCAGCTGGTTGATGGCACTAATGGTGGACAGGATGACTTAGCCCACAGCTGGGTTCCAAAGCCTGTTTATCagcttcagacagctgatggaGTGGAAATAGCTGTTTGCAAGGCAGATATGTGCAGTTACCCAGTGCATGCAGTTGTCAGTTCTTCTAACTGCGACTTGAAACCTAATGGAGGTCTTGCTGGAGCACTTTCGAATGCTGCTGGCCCTCAGATGCAGGCTGAATGTGACAAAATAATTAACTTGAAGGGACTGCTCAAGCCTGGAGACTGCGTCATAACCGATGCAGGGGGTCAGCTTTGTTGCAAAAAAGTTATCCATGCAGTGGGACCTAAGTTTGATCCATCTAAACCCCAGAAGGCTGCGGCACATTTGAAAAAAGCTGTTAAAGAAAGCTTAGAACTTGCTGAAAAGCACGGGTGCACCTCTGTGGCTCTTCCCACCATCAGCAGAAACCAAGGCTTACCTCTCGATTTGTGTTCAGAGAGCATCATCAGAGCAGTAAAGGAACACTGTGATGAGAAGTATGATGACAACACCCTGCAGAAGATCCATTTGGTGAATAATGACGACGCTGCTGTTAAGGCTATGGAGGCAGCTGTAAGAGAACAGTTTGGAAATCATGGGGTCAGTCATTCTCAACAAGCTCTTCCTACCAAAGCCACCAAGTTTCCACTTGGGAAACATGCCAGATCTGCTGGATCTGATTCCACCTGCTTGGGTCATGTCAAGACCAACGAGGGCTTAGATATCACTGTTATCAAAGGGAAGATCGAGGGTGCCACG ACGGACGTGGTCGTGAATACTGTGTTTGAAGATCTTGCGCTGAACAAAGGGGCAGTTTCAAATGCCATCTTGGCTGTGGCCGGACCCAAACTTCAGCTACTGGTAAATTCAAAGAAAGCTAGTGGAAACACTGGTGAGGTCATTGTCACTGACGGCTGCAAGCTGAAGAGCAAGAAAGTCTTTCATGCAGTTGCACCTCATTGGGACAATGGACAAGGCACAGCTGAAAAG ACCTTGAGTTCCATTTTCAAGGACTGTTTGGACAAGGCAGAGGATACTGGTCTGACTTCCATATCCTTCCCCGCCATTGGCACTGGAAACCTGGGTTTCCCACGAGACCTTGTAGCCTCTCTGATACTGAATGAAATCTCAGAGTTTAGCAAGAACAAACAACCTAAGCACCTGAAGAAGGTTGTTATCGTCCTTTACTCAGGAGATGCACCGACTATCCAG GTTTTCAGTGATGTATTTAAGAAGGAGTTCCCCAGTGCCTCAGGCGGTCCAGTGTCCACCAGTTCCGCACAAAGTTCAG CTCCTTTCTCCAAAGTTGTCTCGGGCTCAGGGATGTATGAGACCAAAATGGGAAAAGTGGCTATACAGGTGGTCACAGGAGACATAACCAAGGAGACCACTGATGTCATTGTCAACTCCTCTAATGAAACTTTCACTCTTAAGTCAG GAGTATCCAAGGCTATTCTGGAGGCAGCTGGTCAGGCTGTTGAAACTGAATGCCAAAACCTTG GCTCTGAGCCCAACCCAGGCATGATAATGACCCAGCCAGGTAACCTAAAGTGTAAGAAGATCCTCCACCTGATCGGAAGGACGGACCCAGTAAGAATCAAGAAGGTTGTGAAAGATGCTCtccaaatgtgtgtgaaaagctCATACACTTCTGTCTCATTTCCTGCCATTGGCACAG GTCAAGGCAATGTAAAGGCAAAGCAGGTGGCAGATGCCATGTTGGATGCAGTGATTGATGTGTTGGGCCAAGACCCTTCTGGGCCCCTACAGACAGTTCGGATAGTTATTTTCCAACCGCCAATGCTGAAAGAGTTCCACAACAGTATGACTGAAAGGGAAGTCACTGAACCTAAGGATAAAAGCGGATTCTGGGTAAACCTCAGCTCCAAAATCAAAT cactCTTTGTCAGTGAAGGTGCTGACAAGCCACAGGAACAAGAAGATTTTGTCTTTGAGGCTCTGGATGTAGACCCAGCTTGCTTCCACATCTGCAGTGACTCACAGGCTAAAGTAGACTCAGCCAAGCAGTGGATCAACGACCTGATAGCCAAGGCGCTAAACACCTACACTATATCAGACCTCTCCATTCTTAGCCTCCCTGATGCAGACCACCAGCGCATTTTTGACATCCAGAAGACCATGGGTGTGAGAATACTGACTGAAGGCAAGAACAGCCAAGCCTCAATCATCATTGAGGGACTCAGCAATGACGTACTCAAAGCCaccactgaaataaatgaaatgctgAGGAAGgtgagggaaaaggaggagctgaagaagaagatggagctGGCGAAAACTATGGTAGACTGGCAGTACCAACAGCAAGGGCTGACGTTTCAGAGTTTTGATCTAATGCACAACTTCCAGCTTGAGGAAGCATTGGAAAAGAAGCTACAACATGTAAAAGTCACAATCAACGGTAAAGACTACACTGTCACCATGCCAAGTGGACCGGCCACTGATAACCAGGGACATTCCCTGCAGATAAAGAGAATTGACAAGCTGAAAG ATGAAGACATACCTGATCACTGGGATCCTATGCTGGCCAGCGATTCGTGTCTTGCTGTCACCATCAAGGCTGGAACTGAAGAGCACACTGAAATCCTGAATCTGTTCCAGGCCTCGTGCAATCGAACCGTTACTAAG ATTGAAAGGATACAGAACCCTATATTATGGAAGAGCCTACAGCTCAAGAGGCGTGACATGGAGCAGAGAAATGGTCACACGAATAACGAGAGACGCCTCTTCCATGGCACCTGCCACACCACTGTGAACCACATCAATGAGCACGGCTTCAACAGGAGTTTCGCAGGAAAGAATG ctgcttGTTATGGCAATGGCACATATTTTGCTGTCAATGCCAATTACTCTGCCAATGACACCTACTCCAAGCCGAATCAAAATGGGGAGAAGTTCATGTACGTCTGCCGGGTGCTGACAGGGGATTTCACTGTTGGACAACAAAATATGGTTGTACCACCAGCCAAAGGCCTCGTCTCCACTCAGAAGTACGACAGCGTCGTGGACAACATGGCCAAACCCGGCATGTTCGTTGTCTTCCACGACAGTCAGGCTTGTCCTGAGTACTTGATTACATTCAAGTGA
- the esyt3 gene encoding extended synaptotagmin-3 isoform X2, producing the protein MYMDKLLRENIQPSVRLSSPALKMFSFTKVHFGHIPLRITGMKCYTHEVDQKEVILDLNICYDGDVDIDAVVKPPITAGVKGVKLKGMLRVILEPLIGQVPLVGGVTFFFIRRPTLEINWTGMTNVLDSPAFSSLSEETIMDIIASLMVLPNRMCFPLIDQVKVDQMRFPLPRGVVRAYLLEAKDLLAKDTYMMGLVKGKSDPYATLRVGNRNFKSKTIKENLNPKWNEVYEFVIHEAPGQELEIELFDEDTDKDDFLGRYNLDFGEVKKEKEMDRWFSLEGVQKGEVHLKLQWLSLKTDSSLLSESADGHACAMLAVYLDNASNLPKDHSEITEHHKHGKHSKESRLTRRTANPNSFVEFSVDKDVQKSKVVYASKDPVWEEGFTFFVHNVKTQHLSVQVKEHEKKTLLGTLNLPLIRLLNTSNMSLDQRFLLERSGAISQIKLKATLRILAFEKPPPKTIQNPPPQVKQLKPQTNQGNNGYVSTPSALSSNNIPTTQASSPSRAADSQNGSNEDYSTHRRGSYLASETWQSSPSTPNMRRYDSHSLLSENSIASSRFDLSEGASYPEALMKHQGSFGEIQLTVRYASLRNKLIVLVNSCKNLFPCSDNGTDSYVRMYLLPDQTWRHRKKTHVKKRTVNPVFNEKFEFDVSLQEAQTRKLDVAVKNNKMFHTRERKDIGMVLIDLSQLDLAKGVTQWYELALHGQKKSS; encoded by the exons ATGTACATGGATAAGCTCCTTAGAGAAAACATCCAGCCGTCTGTCAGGCTCTCCAGCCCCGCGCTCAAAATGTTCTCTTTTACTAAGGTCCACTTTGGACATATA CCTCTCAGAATCACTGGCATGAAATGCTACACCCATGAAGTGGATCAGAAGGAGGTGATTCTGGACTTGAACATATG TTACGATGGTGACGTGGACATCGACGCTGTGGTGAAGCCGCCAATCACAGCTGGTGTCAAAGGGGTTAAA CTCAAGGGGATGCTGAGGGTCATTTTGGAGCCCCTCATTGGTCAAGTGCCACTAGTGGGAGGAGTCACCTTCTTTTTCATTCGCCGCCCG accctAGAAATCAACTGGACTGGAATGACCAATGTTTTGGACAGTCCTGCCTTCAG TTCGTTGTCCGAGGAAACCATCATGGACATTATTGCCTCGCTCATGGTGTTGCCCAACCGCATGTGCTTTCCCCTCATAGACCAGGTCAAAGTGGACCAAATGAGGTTCCCGCTACCTCGT GGTGTGGTGAGGGCCTACTTGTTGGAGGCCAAAGacctgctggctaaggatacaTACATGATGGGTTTGGTGAAAGGCAAATCAGACCCCTACGCCACACTCAGGGTCGGAAACCGAAATTTCAAAAGCAAGACCATCAAAGAGAATTTGAACCCAAAATGGAATGAAGTGTATGAG tttGTCATCCATGAGGCCCCGGGGCAAGAACTGGAGATAGAGCTGTTTGATGAGGACACAGACAAAGATGATTTCCTTGGAAG GTATAACCTTGATTTTGGAGAagtgaagaaggagaaagaaatggatCGG TGGTTTAGTCTGGAGGGGGTCCAGAAGGGAGAAGTTCATCTGAAGCTGCAGTGGCTTTCCCTTAAGACCGACTCCAGCCTGCTGAGTGAG TCCGCAGATGGCCATGCTTGTGCAATGCTGGCAGTGTATCTGGACAATGCCTCAAACCTACCA AAAGACCACAGTGAGATCACCGAGCATCATAAACACGGGAAGCACTCAAAGGAATCTCGG CTCACCCGGAGGACTGCCAACCCCAACTCCTTTGTGGAATTCTCTGTTGATAAGGACGTTCAGAAAAGCAAG GTTGTGTATGCATCCAAAGACCCGGTGTGGGAGGAGGGCTTCACCTTCTTTGTGCATAATGTTAAAACACAGCATCTCAGTGTTCAG GTCAAAGAGCATGAGAAGAAGACTCTGCTTGGCACTCTGAACTTGCCCCTGATTCGCCTCCTCAACACCTCCAACATGTCGCTGGACCAGCGCTTTCTGCTGGAACGCTCCGGGGCAATCAGCCAGATCAAACTGAAGGCCACGCTCAGG ATTCTTGCCTTTGAAAAGCCTCCACCCAAGACTATCCAAAATCCTCCTCCACAAGTCAAACAACTAAAACCACAGACCAACCAAGGAAACAATGGCTATGTATCCACTCCCTCCGCACTTTCCTCCAACAATATCCCCACCACCCAAGCTTCATCTCCATCCCGGGCAGCTGATTCCCAGAATGGCTCTAATGAAGATTATTCAACTCACCGCCGTGGTTCCTATCTGGCTTCCGAAACCTGGCAGTCGTCTCCCTCCACTCCAAACATGCGTCGGTACGACTCCCACAGCCTGCTGTCGGAGAACTCCATCGCTTCATCGCGTTTTGACCTCTCAGAGGGAGCCTCATATCCAGA GGCCCTTATGAAACATCAGGGTTCATTTGGGGAGATCCAACTGACTGTACGCTATGCCAGCCTGAGGAACAAACTCATCGTTCTGGTTAATTCTTGCAA GAACTTGTTCCCCTGCAGTGACAATGGCACAGACTCTTATGTCCGTATGTATCTGCTCCCTGACCAAACCTGGAGACACCGCAAGAAGACACATGTCAAGAAGAGGACAGTCAATCCTGTCTTCAATGAAAA GTTTGAGTTTGATGTGTCACTTCAGGAGGCGCAAACGAGGAAGTTGGATGTGgctgtgaaaaacaacaaaatgttccACACACGGGAGAGAAAGGACATTGGCATG GTGTTGATAGATctttcacagctggatctggCCAAAGGAGTCACACAATG GTATGAGCTCGCACTGCATGGACAGAAGAAATCCAGCTAG
- the esyt3 gene encoding extended synaptotagmin-3 isoform X1, which yields MASAGQMHPSCPAEGAGLGESLSTHGSTEKLSSSAVNRILMEFLIYFGRAVVVFYPVYLTGYLGLSISWVLLCMVMITWWKKNRQYKDARIGTAIEFVDNETHVINKELQSTLQMASWVNFPDVEQVDWVNKVLEQAWPFFGMYMDKLLRENIQPSVRLSSPALKMFSFTKVHFGHIPLRITGMKCYTHEVDQKEVILDLNICYDGDVDIDAVVKPPITAGVKGVKLKGMLRVILEPLIGQVPLVGGVTFFFIRRPTLEINWTGMTNVLDSPAFSSLSEETIMDIIASLMVLPNRMCFPLIDQVKVDQMRFPLPRGVVRAYLLEAKDLLAKDTYMMGLVKGKSDPYATLRVGNRNFKSKTIKENLNPKWNEVYEFVIHEAPGQELEIELFDEDTDKDDFLGRYNLDFGEVKKEKEMDRWFSLEGVQKGEVHLKLQWLSLKTDSSLLSESADGHACAMLAVYLDNASNLPKDHSEITEHHKHGKHSKESRLTRRTANPNSFVEFSVDKDVQKSKVVYASKDPVWEEGFTFFVHNVKTQHLSVQVKEHEKKTLLGTLNLPLIRLLNTSNMSLDQRFLLERSGAISQIKLKATLRILAFEKPPPKTIQNPPPQVKQLKPQTNQGNNGYVSTPSALSSNNIPTTQASSPSRAADSQNGSNEDYSTHRRGSYLASETWQSSPSTPNMRRYDSHSLLSENSIASSRFDLSEGASYPEALMKHQGSFGEIQLTVRYASLRNKLIVLVNSCKNLFPCSDNGTDSYVRMYLLPDQTWRHRKKTHVKKRTVNPVFNEKFEFDVSLQEAQTRKLDVAVKNNKMFHTRERKDIGMVLIDLSQLDLAKGVTQWYELALHGQKKSS from the exons ATGGCATCCGCCGGACAGATGCATCCAAGCTGCCCCGCAGAGGGAGCGGGGCTCGGGGAGAGCCTGTCTACCCACGGCAGCACAGAGAAGCTGAGCTCCTCCGCTGTCAATCGCATCCTGATGGAGTTCCTGATTTACTTTGGGAGAGCCGTCGTCGTCTTCTACCCCGTGTACCTGACAGGATACCTGGGCCTCAGTATCAGCTGGGTGCTGCTGTGCATGGTGATGATCACCTGGTGGAAGAAAAATCGTCAGTACAAAGACGCCCGGATCGGAACCGCTATCGAATTTGTGGATAATGAAACACATGTGATCAACAAGGAGCTGCAAAGTACTTTACAGATGGCATCATGG gtcAATTTCCCTGATGTTGAGCAAGTTGACTGGGTTAACAAG GTGTTGGAGCAGGCCTGGCCTTTCTTTGGGATGTACATGGATAAGCTCCTTAGAGAAAACATCCAGCCGTCTGTCAGGCTCTCCAGCCCCGCGCTCAAAATGTTCTCTTTTACTAAGGTCCACTTTGGACATATA CCTCTCAGAATCACTGGCATGAAATGCTACACCCATGAAGTGGATCAGAAGGAGGTGATTCTGGACTTGAACATATG TTACGATGGTGACGTGGACATCGACGCTGTGGTGAAGCCGCCAATCACAGCTGGTGTCAAAGGGGTTAAA CTCAAGGGGATGCTGAGGGTCATTTTGGAGCCCCTCATTGGTCAAGTGCCACTAGTGGGAGGAGTCACCTTCTTTTTCATTCGCCGCCCG accctAGAAATCAACTGGACTGGAATGACCAATGTTTTGGACAGTCCTGCCTTCAG TTCGTTGTCCGAGGAAACCATCATGGACATTATTGCCTCGCTCATGGTGTTGCCCAACCGCATGTGCTTTCCCCTCATAGACCAGGTCAAAGTGGACCAAATGAGGTTCCCGCTACCTCGT GGTGTGGTGAGGGCCTACTTGTTGGAGGCCAAAGacctgctggctaaggatacaTACATGATGGGTTTGGTGAAAGGCAAATCAGACCCCTACGCCACACTCAGGGTCGGAAACCGAAATTTCAAAAGCAAGACCATCAAAGAGAATTTGAACCCAAAATGGAATGAAGTGTATGAG tttGTCATCCATGAGGCCCCGGGGCAAGAACTGGAGATAGAGCTGTTTGATGAGGACACAGACAAAGATGATTTCCTTGGAAG GTATAACCTTGATTTTGGAGAagtgaagaaggagaaagaaatggatCGG TGGTTTAGTCTGGAGGGGGTCCAGAAGGGAGAAGTTCATCTGAAGCTGCAGTGGCTTTCCCTTAAGACCGACTCCAGCCTGCTGAGTGAG TCCGCAGATGGCCATGCTTGTGCAATGCTGGCAGTGTATCTGGACAATGCCTCAAACCTACCA AAAGACCACAGTGAGATCACCGAGCATCATAAACACGGGAAGCACTCAAAGGAATCTCGG CTCACCCGGAGGACTGCCAACCCCAACTCCTTTGTGGAATTCTCTGTTGATAAGGACGTTCAGAAAAGCAAG GTTGTGTATGCATCCAAAGACCCGGTGTGGGAGGAGGGCTTCACCTTCTTTGTGCATAATGTTAAAACACAGCATCTCAGTGTTCAG GTCAAAGAGCATGAGAAGAAGACTCTGCTTGGCACTCTGAACTTGCCCCTGATTCGCCTCCTCAACACCTCCAACATGTCGCTGGACCAGCGCTTTCTGCTGGAACGCTCCGGGGCAATCAGCCAGATCAAACTGAAGGCCACGCTCAGG ATTCTTGCCTTTGAAAAGCCTCCACCCAAGACTATCCAAAATCCTCCTCCACAAGTCAAACAACTAAAACCACAGACCAACCAAGGAAACAATGGCTATGTATCCACTCCCTCCGCACTTTCCTCCAACAATATCCCCACCACCCAAGCTTCATCTCCATCCCGGGCAGCTGATTCCCAGAATGGCTCTAATGAAGATTATTCAACTCACCGCCGTGGTTCCTATCTGGCTTCCGAAACCTGGCAGTCGTCTCCCTCCACTCCAAACATGCGTCGGTACGACTCCCACAGCCTGCTGTCGGAGAACTCCATCGCTTCATCGCGTTTTGACCTCTCAGAGGGAGCCTCATATCCAGA GGCCCTTATGAAACATCAGGGTTCATTTGGGGAGATCCAACTGACTGTACGCTATGCCAGCCTGAGGAACAAACTCATCGTTCTGGTTAATTCTTGCAA GAACTTGTTCCCCTGCAGTGACAATGGCACAGACTCTTATGTCCGTATGTATCTGCTCCCTGACCAAACCTGGAGACACCGCAAGAAGACACATGTCAAGAAGAGGACAGTCAATCCTGTCTTCAATGAAAA GTTTGAGTTTGATGTGTCACTTCAGGAGGCGCAAACGAGGAAGTTGGATGTGgctgtgaaaaacaacaaaatgttccACACACGGGAGAGAAAGGACATTGGCATG GTGTTGATAGATctttcacagctggatctggCCAAAGGAGTCACACAATG GTATGAGCTCGCACTGCATGGACAGAAGAAATCCAGCTAG